A window of the Aspergillus flavus chromosome 6, complete sequence genome harbors these coding sequences:
- a CDS encoding uncharacterized protein (of unknown function-domain containing protein), with protein MHPTIILQNAARAPRIRALGQHFVTRSAGQPSRLPSMSSTRSSYDSFAAYRSRAYQHGPLHQASFMRALANSRSGAYEKALNSRGEYIDHGDLSSQTHHLPWTEAEIDAIESGGASLLS; from the exons ATGCACCCTACCATTATTCTTCAAAACGCTGCTCGGGCTCCTCGTATCCGAGCTCTTGGCCAGCATTTTGTCACCC GCTCGGCTGGCCAACCCTCTCGGCTTCCCTCCATGTCCTCCACAAGGAGCTCATATGACTCTTTCGCCGCCTACCGCTCTAGGGCCTATCAGCATGGCCCGCTTCACCAGGCATCTTTCATGCGCGCCTTAGCTAATTCACGCTCTGGTGCCTATGAGAAGGCCCTCAACTCCAGGGGCGAATACATCGACCATGGCGATCTCTCCTCACAGACTCACCACCTTCCATGGACAGAAGCAGAAATTGACGCTATAGAATCTGGCGGTGCTAGCCTCCTCTCCTAA
- a CDS encoding caspase domain-containing protein, with the protein MSSKRALLIASTYGGLNGTLNDVKTMEGLLTKRDFEIIPCYNENATRAGILEAWNNLIESTSPGDAVVIYYSGHGALVHDEKRKEKNKSWQFQFLVPVDYDESTEGDFRGILDVEISYLLRDTTDKTRNVTIVIDCCHSGRMFRDPAEEPVKHKSLSKVQFHDLNLYLKQLREKGYFHGEVFQLGNPYAVRIAAAATAESACEHINARGQWSGALTDALAKAMGETDGIDVSWRTTLVRVCQLVNTRHQWQHPQVEGPDTRAHFSLQHVKSGALYVKVENGKAMIDAGSVVGVRKGNVYTVVPFNPDEADDGEPVVEATVTAVAAFKSKAALTHMPSWRSINHEGALAFLKRDVVDKLPVSLPQALDGLQAGVEESRYLKPSSPDDKQAPLAEFRHEAGSIVLVDHQGVRIRTRPIDSTEEGTSQAFSDIIADAERLARAKRVRELCCERRQDLLAHNLQVTVGTVENGEPKVNFQMAGNDRIAEGESVYIRLENAGSTALYVSVLNINVVGTVSSLTGAWPLGIELPGGLDITLGSNSFDELVGSKLSWPTGVATDLPVEERFVILVSNRPVSLNYLAESVNLDVDILRDAAEFVKTAAHLYDVVHVPFKLYAKSTDLDDVPDLDDDSSSETVFYDALDELPDQCILAANLPEPETVVEWADALSYPLDSVPKGIFGAILRTSKNIPPCIRVINQHTEEITVVVSKYRPNRMLSDVGINASATGAGVNFGTTTFNGPATKKTLASQTDECGCCVATFPLWSRSEGFGVISIFKGPEKVLYIENDRVPAGATAYFANKPNLRLEKYAAGQQWV; encoded by the exons ATGTCATCCAAACGAGCCCTCCTAATCGCCAGTACCTACGGCGGGCTAAATGGAACCTTGAACGACGTTAAGACCATGGAGGGTCTTCTCACCAAACGAGACTTCGAGATAATCCCCTGCTACAACGAAAATGCCACTCGCGCTGGTATCCTAGAGGCCTGGAATAACTTGATCGAGAGCACCTCTCCCGGCGACGCCGTGGTAATCTACTACTCAGGACACGGAGCCCTAGTCCACGACGAGAAGcgaaaggagaaaaacaaatcaTGGCAGTTCCAGTTCCTTGTCCCAGTTGACTACGACGAATCAACTGAAGGGGACTTCCGGGGGATTCTCGATGTGGAGATATCATACCTGCTCCGTGATACGACAGACAAAACACGGAACGTTACGATTGTTATCGATTGCTGTCACTCTGGTAGGATGTTCCGGGATCCGGCTGAGGAACCTGTTAAGCATAAAAGTCTTTCAAAAGTACAGTTCCACGATTTGAATTTATACTTGAAGCAGCTTCGGGAGAAGGGATATTTCCATGGCGAAGTGTTTCAATTGGGGAACCCGTATGCGGTTCGGATCGCTGCCGCGGCCACTGCGGAAAGTGCTTGTGAGCATATCAATGCCCGCGGGCAATGGTCTGGGGCCTTGACTGATGCGTTGGCTAAGGCTATGGGGGAGACGGATGGCATTGATGTGTCGTGGAGGACTACGCTTGTCAGGGTCTGTCAACTGGTTAATACCAGGCACCAGTGGCAACATCCCCAAGTTGAGGGACCAGACACCCGGGCGCACTTCTCTTTGCAGCATGTTAAGTCAGGGGCGCTGTATGTCAAAGTAGAGAACGGTAAGGCCATGATTGATGCAGGGAGCGTGGTTGGGGTGCGCAAGGGGAACGTTTACACTGTCGTTCCCTTCAACCCGGATGAGGCAGACGACGGGGAGCCAGTCGTGGAAGCCACCGTTACTGCTGTGGCTGCATTCAAATCCAAAGCTGCGCTAACACATATGCCATCATGGAGGAGTATAAACCACGAGGGTGCGTTAGCCTTCTTGAAACGTGATGTTGTTGACAAGTTACCTGTGTCTCTTCCTCAGGCTCTGGATGGTCTCCAAGCAGGAGTGGAAGAATCCAGATACCTCAAGCCTTCTAGTCCAGATGACAAGCAGGCACCATTGGCGGAGTTTCGTCATGAGGCGGGCTCTATTGTGCTAGTCGATCATCAAGGAGTCCGAATCAGAACACGCCCGATTGACAGCACCGAGGAGGGTACCTCTCAAGCATTCAGTGACATTATCGCCGATGCAGAGCGGCTAGCCCGCGCAAAGCGTGTTCGGGAATTATGCTGCGAAAGAAGACAGGATCTTCTAGCACACAACTTACAGGTAACAGTTGGGACCGTGGAAAATGGCGAACCGAAAGTCAATTTCCAGATGGCAGGGAACGATCGCATTGCCGAAGGAGAGTCCGTCTATATCCGTCTCGAGAACGCTGGCAGTACTGCCCTATACGTCTCCGTGCTGAATATCAATGTTGTCGGCACTGTTTCATCATTAACCGGAGCATGGCCCTTGGGTATTGAGCTCCCTGGTGGGCTTGATATAACGCTTGGAAGTAATTCCTTTGATGAGCTAGTAGGCTCCAAGCTCTCTTGGCCGACCGGGGTCGCAACCGACCTTCCTGTGGAGGAGAGGTTTGTTATCCTTGTCTCGAACCGCCCAGTCAGTCTGAATTATTTGGCGGAATCGGTAAACCTCGACGTAGATATTCTGCGCGATGCCGCCGAGTTTGTCAAAACTGCCGCACATCTCTACGATGTCGTCCACGTTCCGTTCAAACTTTACGCCAAGAGTACCGATTTGGACGATGTTCCTGATCTAGACGATGATTCCTCTAGCGAAACTGTATTTTACGATGCCCTGGATGAACTACCGGACCAGTGCATCCTAGCCGCGAATTTACCAGAGCCAGAGACGGTGGTCGAATGGGCAGATGCTCTGAGCTATCCTCTAGACTCTGTACCCAAG GGCATCTTCGGGGCCATCCTCCGAACCAGCAAAAATATCCCACCGTGCATTCGAGTAATCAATCAGCATACGGAGGAGATAACCGTCGTAGTGTCCAAATACCGGCCTAATCGGATGCTATCAGATGTAGGGATAAATGCTTCCGCCACAGGTGCTGGCGTTAATTTCGGCACAACG ACTTTCAACGGACCGGCGACTAAGAAGACTCTTGCTTCACAGACGGATGAATGTGGATGCTGCGTTGCTACTTTTCCTCTCTGGTCTCGAAGCGAGGGTTTCGGTGTGATTAGCATATTTAAAGGTCCGGAGAAGGTGTTGTATATCGAAAACGACCGGGTGCCCGCTGGAGCCACGGCGTACTTTGCGAATAAGCCCAACCTGCGGCTTGAGAAGTATGCCGCCGGACAGCAATGGGTATGA
- a CDS encoding uncharacterized protein (uncharacterized protein conserved in bacteria-domain containing protein): MEKPISCQKILGEIVSLISLQYANVLVNSHPQVAQGVHNHSYFRSDPMTRVYYTLLYVYGVIGTPEERDYVSKMVNKAHRGVRGRNYNAMDPKQQLWVASCFFVASLTVQETFFGLLDDQSKEVLYKDATRFGTSLQVPLEMWPENVNEFWEYWNHEIHHFEVTSAVLHVTQDVLYPHNIPLWLLFVPPIARIFTIHWLPKACRARYGLRSTWVTCVAYCIFVFIIRWVYPLLPEFLRHCHVYYVKRELRRYLK; this comes from the coding sequence ATGGAAAAGCCAATATCCTGCCAAAAGATACTCGGCGAGATTGTCAGTCTCATCTCTTTGCAGTACGCCAATGTTCTCGTGAACTCCCATCCCCAGGTAGCACAGGGGGTGCACAACCACAGCTACTTTCGATCCGATCCCATGACCAGAGTTTACTACACTCTACTCTACGTTTATGGCGTGATTGGAACACCGGAAGAGAGGGATTATGTGAGCAAAATGGTCAACAAGGCCCATCGCGGAGTGAGGGGACGAAACTACAATGCAATGGATCCCAAGCAGCAGCTCTGGGTTGCTAGTTGCTTCTTCGTCGCAAGCTTAACTGTACAAGAGACATTCTTCGGATTGTTGGATGATCAATCTAAAGAGGTTCTCTACAAAGATGCAACCCGATTTGGCACATCCCTTCAGGTGCCTCTGGAAATGTGGCCAGAAAACGTTAATGAATTTTGGGAATATTGGAACCATGAGATTCACCATTTTGAAGTTACCTCTGCAGTGCTCCATGTTACGCAGGATGTTCTATATCCTCACAACATACCCTTATGGTTATTGTTTGTCCCGCCTATTGCGCGCATCTTTACGATCCATTGGCTTCCCAAGGCGTGTCGAGCGAGGTATGGGCTCCGGAGTACATGGGTCACATGCGTGGCTTATTGTATTTTTGTGTTTATCATTCGGTGGGTTTATCCACTGTTGCCTGAGTTTTTGAGGCATTGCCATGTTTACTATGTGAAGAGAGAGTTACGGAGATATCTAAAATAG
- a CDS encoding putative cytochrome P450, with product MNDGRIILTQDKGQSYTAQLLYLIVAGYIAHTVYYAYWGPTARIPGPWLARFTRLWELLKVSKGHFEQVNIDLHKKYGPIVRISPNTFSISDPSAIKQIYLGRTTLMKSKFYEPFGDPLDPNLFSETDIKKHAQSRKAVAHLYSMSFLVTYEGSADRCNVQLCAKLRDFARHRTAFDVPTWMQFYAHDVIGEITVSVIFSLLILAFGEPFGMMAKGQDEHGIADSIDETMAYASRMAVIPELHRWVSWFGRVAHLKTPFHNIQKYILEQIDARSGSDSVGIDFLKKLLTLREDDKIMQLDIEKTVGNNIMAGADTTAISLSAVIYNLLKNPGTETKLREEIDTLAAAGKLSNPVTFEQARHMPYLQACIKESLRVHPAVGRPLLRVVSPEGLTIAGQYFPGRAIVGINAWVAHYNEDIFGRDATTFRPERWLESDKEKLSVMEQSLLAFGAGVCTCIGKNLSMLEMSKVIPELYRQFEFELSESEGAWMTWNNWFVKPAFECYVRLREGV from the exons ATGAATGATGGACGCATCATCCTGACGCAAGACAAAGGACAATCATACACAGCACAGCTTCTATACCTAATAGTCGCAGGATACATTGCTCACACTGTATACTATGCATATTGGGGCCCTACTGCTCGAATCCCAGGACCATGGCTGGCGCGGTTCACCAGACTATGGGAGTTGTTGAAAGTGAGCAAGGGCCATTTCGAACAGGTCAACATAGATCTACACAAGAAATACG GCCCCATTGTTCGCATCTCACCTAACACGTTCAGTATCAGTGACCCATCTGCCATCAAGCAGATATATCTGGGGAGAACCACACTCATGAAGTCAAAGTTCTATGAACCATTCGGCGACCCATTGGATCCAAACTTATTCTCTGAGACCGACATTAAGAAGCACGCACAGAGTAGGAAGGCAGTGGCTCATCTTTACTCTATGTCGTTTTTGGTCACCTATGAAGGGTCTGCCGATCGTTGTAATGTGCAATTATGTGCGAAGCTTCGCGACTTCGCACGACACAGGACAGCATTTGATGTTCCCACTTGGATGCAATTTTATGCCCATGATGTGATTGGAGAGATTACGGTGAGCGttatattttctttgctgATCCTGGCG TTCGGTGAGCCCTTCGGCATGATGGCAAAAGGCCAGGACGAGCACGGGATTGCGGACAGCATTGACGAAACCATGGCGTACGCCTCTCGGATGGCTGTTATTCCAGAACTACATAGATGGGTATCCTGGTTTGGAAGAGTTGCACACTTGAAAACTCCGTTCCATAATATccagaagtatatattgGAGCAGATTGACGCGAGGTCGGGAAGCGATAGTGTTGGGATTGATTTTTTGAAAAAATTGCTCACACTTAGAGAAGATGATAAAATCATGCAACTTGATATCGAGAAAACTGTGGGCAATAATATCATGGCCGGAGCTGACACTACTGCTATATCTCTAAGTGCGGTTATCTATAACTTGCTCAAGAATCCAGGAACGGAGACAAAGCTGAGGGAGGAGATTGATACTTTGGCTGCTGCAGGCAAGCTGTCAAATCCGGTTACCTTTGAACAAGCTCGGCATATGCCATATCTGCAGGCTTGTATCAAGGAATCTCTAAGAGTGCATCCCGCCGTTGGCCGACCCTTGCTGCGGGTGGTGTCTCCTGAGGGATTGACTATAGCGGGCCAGTACTTTCCAGGTAGA GCAATAGTAGGTATCAATGCCTGGGTGGCTCACTACAACGAAGACATATTCGGACGTGACGCCACGACGTTTCGGCCGGAGCGATGGCTTGAGTCGGACAAAGAGAAGCTATCTGTTATGGAACAGAGTCTTTTAGCA TTTGGCGCCGGTGTCTGCACCTGTATAGGGAAGAATCTAAGCATGTTGGAGATGTCGAAGGTTATCCCTGAGTTGTACCGTCAGTTCGAGTTTGAACTTTCTGAGTCGGAAGGAGCATGGATGACGTGGAATAATTGGTTTGTGAAGCCCGCATTCGAATGTTACGTGAGATTGCGGGAGGGTGTTTAA
- a CDS encoding putative TodF product hydratase, with the protein MAAKETELQEVSLALRTARANKTPIPTPSKIWPTLDAEDGFKVQQINTEHAVKNGDRLVGYKLGNIAKVMQDAFGLDHPDYGFLLASTFVYESTTVHLKDYIKPYVELEPAFVLHKPLKGPNVTVADVINAIDYAIPAIEIIDSRVQNWEIGLADTLADNGSTGAVILGGTPRKLTELTLRDTRGTLRFNDKQVMDGNTANVLGNPISAVAWLVNRLAAYDIEFLPGQVILPGSCLQAVPMTEAGHWNCTFEGWGSVEFDVV; encoded by the coding sequence ATGGCCGCCAAAGAAACCGAACTCCAAGAAGTCTCCCTCGCCCTGCGCACCGCACGGGCAAACAAaaccccaatcccaaccccCAGCAAAATCTGGCCCACCCTCGACGCCGAAGACGGGTTCAAGGTCCAACAAATCAACACCGAGCACGCAGTCAAGAACGGCGACCGTCTAGTGGGCTACAAGCTCGGCAACATCGCCAAAGTAATGCAAGACGCCTTCGGGCTCGACCACCCAGACTACGGGTTCCTGCTCGCCAGCACCTTCGTCTACGAAAGTACCACCGTCCATCTGAAAGACTACATCAAGCCCTACGTCGAACTGGAACCGGCATTCGTTCTTCACAAACCACTCAAGGGTCCTAATGTCACAGTCGCGGACGTGATTAACGCCATCGACTACGCTATCCCCGCCATCGAGATCATCGATTCCCGGGTGCAGAACTGGGAGATTGGACTTGCGGATACGCTAGCTGATAATGGGTCTACGGGTGCTGTTATTCTCGGTGGAACGCCGAGAAAGTTGACTGAGCTTACGTTGAGGGATACAAGGGGTACGTTGCGGTTTAATGATAAGCAGGTTATGGATGGGAATACGGCCAATGTACTTGGGAACCCTATCTCGGCGGTGGCATGGTTGGTCAATCGGTTGGCGGCTTATGATATTGAGTTTCTGCCGGGGCAGGTTATTCTTCCTGGGAGCTGTTTGCAGGCTGTGCCTATGACGGAGGCTGGGCATTGGAATTGTACTTTTGAGGGGTGGGGGAGTGTTGAGTTTGATGTTGTGTAG